A genome region from Candidatus Liberimonas magnetica includes the following:
- the folP gene encoding dihydropteroate synthase, producing the protein MKARIIEINKESDAIERIKDTGADLSSLKLMSSKTLFRNILLEKIDNRAANLIKQEILSLGGDAAVNWQVSRFSKGVSDVLLMATEKQLNSLIKKFEKQPFGLKLLAKEIGAVILNYKKEEFRSGGINISRQGPLVMGILNVTPDSFSDGDIYFDVETALEHGLDMVKEGAGIIDIGGQSTRPGSKPVSAKEEIRRIVPVIKKLAKKIRIPISVDTYKPEVAQAAIDSGVRMINDITGLRYKNGLMAKVAARNKLPVIIMHMQGNPSNMQDNPKYNDVVADIADFFDKRIDFAVESGIKSDNILLDPGIGFGKTPDHNLQILKRLREFTSFGKPLVVGTSLKAFIGKILGGIPAGERLSGSLASFVWASLNGAGILRVHNVKEAVQALKVIKAINELQTK; encoded by the coding sequence TTGAAAGCCAGAATAATAGAGATCAATAAAGAATCAGATGCGATAGAAAGAATAAAAGATACCGGTGCAGATTTGAGTTCTTTGAAACTTATGTCTTCTAAAACGTTGTTCAGGAATATCCTTTTAGAAAAGATAGACAACAGAGCTGCGAATTTAATCAAGCAGGAGATACTTTCTCTCGGAGGGGATGCCGCTGTAAACTGGCAGGTCAGCAGGTTTTCTAAAGGGGTTTCCGATGTCTTATTGATGGCAACGGAAAAACAGTTAAATTCTCTCATTAAAAAGTTTGAGAAACAGCCTTTCGGGTTAAAATTGCTGGCTAAAGAGATAGGGGCCGTTATCCTAAACTACAAAAAAGAGGAGTTTCGCTCAGGGGGCATAAATATCTCTAGACAAGGCCCTCTTGTCATGGGGATACTTAATGTAACTCCGGATTCTTTTTCCGACGGGGACATATATTTCGATGTAGAAACCGCACTAGAACACGGCCTTGATATGGTAAAAGAAGGCGCAGGGATAATTGATATCGGCGGCCAGTCAACAAGGCCCGGGTCAAAGCCCGTCAGCGCAAAAGAAGAGATAAGAAGAATAGTGCCTGTAATAAAAAAGCTGGCCAAAAAGATAAGGATACCTATTTCCGTTGATACATACAAGCCTGAAGTCGCACAAGCAGCGATAGATTCCGGCGTAAGAATGATAAACGATATTACCGGTTTAAGATATAAAAACGGGCTTATGGCAAAAGTTGCCGCCAGGAACAAACTTCCTGTTATCATAATGCACATGCAGGGAAACCCCTCCAATATGCAGGATAACCCGAAGTATAATGATGTGGTAGCAGATATAGCTGATTTTTTTGACAAAAGGATAGATTTTGCGGTGGAGAGTGGAATAAAAAGCGATAATATTCTCCTTGACCCGGGTATTGGTTTTGGAAAGACCCCGGATCATAACCTTCAAATATTAAAAAGGCTAAGAGAATTTACTTCTTTTGGAAAACCTCTTGTTGTGGGGACTTCCTTGAAAGCTTTTATTGGAAAAATCCTTGGCGGGATACCCGCAGGAGAAAGGCTGTCCGGAAGCCTGGCAAGTTTTGTCTGGGCGAGCTTGAACGGTGCAGGTATTTTAAGAGTGCATAACGTAAAAGAAGCAGTTCAAGCTTTAAAAGTTATTAAAGCAATTAACGAATTACAAACAAAATAA
- the folE gene encoding GTP cyclohydrolase I FolE, with amino-acid sequence MNKKKAEKAISLLLEAFGEDINREGLKNTPCRVAEFYEDALSGMKLKPADVLSVYYEKEGHEEIVLVKDIPFYSLCEHHLLPFFGKVHVAYIPKKDRLLGVSKLVRVVDMFSKRLQLQERMTKHIADTIMQIAKPYGAMAVIEAEHLCLTMRGVKKPGSKMITSAMRGIFLKDARTRSEAMALLR; translated from the coding sequence TTGAATAAAAAGAAAGCTGAAAAGGCTATTTCACTGCTTCTCGAAGCGTTCGGAGAAGATATAAACAGGGAAGGTTTAAAGAATACTCCCTGCCGGGTCGCAGAATTTTATGAAGATGCCCTTTCGGGGATGAAGCTCAAACCTGCCGACGTCCTGAGCGTGTACTATGAAAAAGAAGGGCATGAGGAAATAGTTTTGGTCAAGGACATCCCTTTTTATTCTTTATGCGAACACCACCTGCTCCCTTTTTTCGGGAAAGTACATGTTGCTTATATACCTAAGAAAGACCGCCTTTTAGGTGTGTCAAAACTCGTTCGTGTAGTCGATATGTTCTCAAAGAGGCTGCAGCTTCAGGAGAGGATGACCAAGCATATCGCCGATACGATAATGCAGATAGCAAAGCCTTACGGGGCTATGGCGGTAATAGAAGCTGAACATTTATGCCTGACCATGAGGGGAGTAAAAAAGCCCGGCTCAAAAATGATAACCTCTGCGATGAGAGGCATCTTTTTAAAGGACGCGAGGACAAGAAGCGAAGCTATGGCGCTTTTAAGATAG